A stretch of the Acyrthosiphon pisum isolate AL4f chromosome A2, pea_aphid_22Mar2018_4r6ur, whole genome shotgun sequence genome encodes the following:
- the LOC107882207 gene encoding uncharacterized protein LOC107882207 isoform X2, giving the protein MTNMDEFTELKLKEWGFEEFVERFKEEEIDSVAFLTLTEPQLVAKLFPKLGQQSKCLHLLRQFKEKHNNEKVAIC; this is encoded by the exons atgacaaatatGGATGAATTCACCGAATTAAAACTTAAAGAATGGGGATTTGAAGAATTTGTTGAACGTtttaaag aagAAGAAATTGATTCAGTAGCTTTCCTTACTTTAACTGAGCCTCAACTGGTTGCTAAGTTATTTCCAAAATTAGGTCAACAATCAAAATGTCTTCATCTTCTGAGGCAATTTAAAGAGAAACATAACAATGAAAAG gttgCCATTTGTTAA
- the LOC107882207 gene encoding uncharacterized protein LOC107882207 isoform X1, translated as MTNMDEFTELKLKEWGFEEFVERFKEEEIDSVAFLTLTEPQLVAKLFPKLGQQSKCLHLLRQFKEKHNNEKTFRYPGKSKNFIENPSSQKRKQYGYRFDSDTDLDSGDEIADSS; from the exons atgacaaatatGGATGAATTCACCGAATTAAAACTTAAAGAATGGGGATTTGAAGAATTTGTTGAACGTtttaaag aagAAGAAATTGATTCAGTAGCTTTCCTTACTTTAACTGAGCCTCAACTGGTTGCTAAGTTATTTCCAAAATTAGGTCAACAATCAAAATGTCTTCATCTTCTGAGGCAATTTAAAGAGAAACATAACAATGAAAAG acATTTAGGTACCCAGGTAAATCAAAAAACTTTATTGAAAACCCATCATctcaaaaaagaaaacaatatggTTATCGTTTTGACAGCGACACAGATCTAGATAGTGGCGATGAAATTGCAGATTCGAGCTAG